One stretch of Miscanthus floridulus cultivar M001 chromosome 18, ASM1932011v1, whole genome shotgun sequence DNA includes these proteins:
- the LOC136524120 gene encoding uncharacterized protein — translation MDDCEWMYTGRRGYGDWTDEWMKKTNAFLQAAFREAKETDKVWCPCSECENRRKQTKVDMGKHLGKYGFMADYTRWTLHGEGRRRDEVVRQRIEDLDADGGVGDMLGDYHEAHFGEGRRDEEPEATANVYYDMLSVAQKPLHGQTKVSQLDAIGCLMAFKSQCHLSRDAFDAMLTVFGTLLPEGHILPRNMYESRRLLCVLKMPYEQIHACPKGCILFRNEHVKAKHCPKCKSSRFLEVDYGDGLKRQLDIPVKILWYLPFVPRIQRLYMIEESAKQMTWHKNGRRYNPDKMVHPFDGESWKHFDDIHREKALEAHNVRVALTTDGFNPYGMMAAPYTCWPVFVIPLNLLPRRHLSMAEHILVVDNS, via the coding sequence ATGGATGactgtgagtggatgtacactggCCGGAGGGGTTATGGAGACTGGACTGATGaatggatgaagaagaccaatgctttcttgcAAGCAGCATTTCGGGAGGCTAAAGAAACGGATaaagtttggtgtccctgcagcgagtGTGAGAACAGGCGTAAACAAACAAAGGTggacatgggtaaacatcttggcaagtatggatttatggcagactatacccggtggacccTCCATGGTGAAGGACGTAggagagacgaggtcgtgagacaacgcatcgaggatcttgatgctgatggcggggtaggagacatgttaggtgactatcatgaagcacacttcggtGAAGGACGTAGggatgaggagccagaggcaaccgcaaatgtgtattacgacatgttgtctgtggcacagaaaccccttcacggccagacaaaggtctctcaactagatgccattggatgcCTTATGGCTTTCAAGTCCCAGTGCCacctgagtcgagacgccttcgatgctATGCTGACAGTTTTTGGCACTTTGCTTCCGGAAGGTCACATTCTGCCAAGGAACATGTACGAATCGCGGAGACTCCTCTGtgtacttaagatgccatatgagcagatacatgcttgtccaaaggggtgcatcttatttaggaacgaACACGTGAAAGCTAagcactgtccaaagtgtaaatcctctaggttccttgaGGTAGACTATGGTGATGGTCTCAAGAGGCAGCTTGacatccccgtgaaaatcctatggtaccttccgtttgtaccgaggatccaacggctatacatgattgaggagtccgcgaaacagatgacatggcataaaaatGGACGTCGATACAATCCAGATAAGATGGTACATCCTTtcgatggtgaatcatggaaacATTTTGATGacattcatcgtgagaaagctctagaggcccaTAATGTCCGTGTTGCGCtgacaacagatgggttcaatccttatggaatgatggctgccccatacacttgttggcccgtgttcgttatcCCGCTCAATCTCCTCCCCCGGCGTCATCTTTCAATggcagaacatattcttgtcgttgataattcctga